A genomic stretch from Acropora palmata chromosome 13, jaAcrPala1.3, whole genome shotgun sequence includes:
- the LOC141864030 gene encoding germinal center kinase 1-like, with amino-acid sequence MCGYVKEEILALDQARKEEAKEIVKYYGAKLEGRKVLICMEYMEGGTLQQHIEGQREKLPVIAEETCFVFVRDILKGLAFLNSKGLVHGDIKRDNVLLDKSCTHVKLADFGLSRKIEEHVDNRDVWKTGCLHIEMLNGERSCLHDGSVFGGDQQGQRSVIPGKHFPSQATKETREFIKLVFGVDREHPPSAAEILRDATVFK; translated from the exons ATG TGCGGGTATGTAAAGGAAGAAATTTTAGCCTTGGATCAAGCGAGAAAGGAGGAGGCCAAGGAGATTGTCAAGTACTATGGAGCAAAACTAGAAGGCAGAAAGGTCTTAATTTGTATGGAATACATGGAGG gagGGACGCTGCAGCAACACATTGAAGGACAGAGGGAAAAATTGCCAGTTATTGCTGAGGAAAcatgctttgtttttgttcgtgATATACTCAAAGGCTTAGCGTTCCTAAATAGCAAAGGGCTCGTGCACGGAGATattaaaa GAGACAACGTACTCCTCGACAAATCTTGCACCCACGTTAAGCTAGCTGACTTCGGGTTGTCAAGAAAAATTGAG GAACATGTAGACAACCGCGATGTCTGGAAGACGGGGTGCCTCCATATCGAGATGTTGAATGGCGAACGTTCGTGCCTTCATGATGGTTCTGTTTTT GGCGGTGACCAACAAGGACAGAGGTCAGTCATACCTGGGAAACACTTTCCTTCCCAAGCAACGAAGGAAACAAGGGAGTTCATTAAGTTAGTCTTTGGGGTTGATCGAGAACACCCTCCTAGTGCAGCAGAAATACTGCGCGACGCAACTGTTTTCAAATAG